The genomic window CTCATAGTATCTACTACCATAATAAATTGTAGGAAACAAATCCTTCTATTATTCTAATAGAATAATCTAGAATCATCCTAACAAATATAAATAGTATAACTAAACTACCTAATAATAATATTTacttttaaatcaaaataataatataaaatttatatatatatatcagtgttcTAAAAGTCGGCGATTAATCGAGGTGATTAATCGGTGATTAATCGCTATTCGGTAGAAAATTGAAATGATTAAGCGAAAATCAGGTCAAATAGTTTTTACAAAATCGGTCAAAATCGAGAAAAGTCGGATTAATCGGTCAAAAAAACGGGGTAATCAGTCAAAAAATCAGTCTCATGGacaaaaatttgaaaaatatttagaaaagtaaaaaaataatattatatatacaAATTCGttataaaaattaagaaaaaataataTTCTTGTATACATATTTACTATTTTAAATGGTTAAATAATAAACTTTCTTAATTTTTCATCTCTCAAATTGATCTCAATTCATAAGTTAGATCTTAAGAATTATATTACTTTAATATATTTCATATTTTCAAATGTATTTgtagaaatatttataaaaatattttgttCTGAAAATATAAGAACTTGAACAAACATATGAATTATTGAAATCAAACTCTTCCGactaaaaattataatattacaGGACAAGCATTCTTTCGATATAACAACGTGGCGAAGCTAAGAACCATAACCAAGAGCTAGATATAGAGAACTGATCTACAGAaatagattagttttacttttaTGGGAATTCCAAAGTAAGCAACTAGAAACTTATATGAACTTAAGCACGGTCAAACCAACTGTAAGGCTGCCACACAAGACTAAAATTATGTATGAAATAGGATATTATCATAATTAAGTCCTTCCTCGCCCTTTCCACTAATAATACTTGAAAATTTCTAATACCGAACAAGAAATTACTATAAGGAAGCATACATACCCAAGCACAAATTGCTTATTATTTGGCATCTTTGAGATATAACTTCTACTTAGGAGTCATATGATTCCAGGCAATTCACCAGACAGGCTCTTAAATCCATCAGCGTAGGAGCTCAAAGAACTCGAGAAAGGCACAAGTATGCCCTAGACCAGTAAAATTTTTAATTAAAGCATATTACTTTTTTTAAGATGGTGTCCTTGCTTTCTTGGTCCTCCGCTATGGGTCCTATATGCATGTATGTAGGATATAAGGATAGTAAATGTAAATGAGATCAGATAACATATCATAGAAAAAGCAAATAGTAATTTTCTAACAAGAACTTATATGTACATGTCTGACATCATACATTAACTTATCAACTTAATGAAATTTACAAACAATCCATAACATGCATTTCTCGTTTCATAAAATGTTGGTGTCCCAAGTGAATATCATTTTCTATTCACTACGACCAGATCATCACTATCATTTACACTAATTCCATCATCATTTTAGCTCTTATACATATCAAACTAAAATTAGGAAAATTTTACCACCTGAATCATTTGAACAAGACGTATGCAAGTTGAGGAAAGAGCTTCCGCGTATATTGATAACAATTTACGCCGAATGGCCAGCCAGGTGTCTCCATATTCATCTTTTTTCAACATAACCCTCTTGACCAGATCTTGCAAAACCATGCTATTGAAAACAAGAAAACGGAGACTATTGAAAACAACAAAGGGAGGGCATATAATTGGACAAGACCAAGTGGAACAGTCTGAAACCAATTACTGTTCCTTAAAGTATTAGAGCACTTCAAAGAACAAAGTATCATATATACGATTATAAGTTGTTAAGTTTTAAGTTCCAGTGGTTCAGCTTTTGAATTAATACAAAAACTTTTAATCTAGCAGAAGACATCTCTCATCATTGTTAGTATTGTATGAGTGGCATTCTCATTCATTTTGCATCTTTTTGCTGCTTTAAGCTGATAAAATTTATGTGTCGACCGTCGGGAAGGCGGGTAGTCTACTGATCTCTTTACCTCATTTAACGAGCCACATTATCATTTAATTTGCATTATGTTGTTGATTTAGGTTTTTAAAGTTCAGTTCTGGAGCCTTCATGAAGGAGAGTAGTCCCGAGTCCGTAAAACAAAAACAATGTAGCAACACAGCTTGTACTGTGCACACGCCTTATAATTTATACAGGAAAGGATCAGGTAAGTTCATCTTAAAAACATAAAGTTCAAACGCAAAACCATGGTTAGTTGAAACAAAAGTATCTACAAATTAAATTTTCAAACAGCTAACTAGTAACTAACGAACTACACATACCGGTATCTAGACTCCTCAACTCCATAATCCAAATGAAGAAACCGCACATGCCCAATCACTCCATCTTCATCACCATTTTTCAAAAACTCACTCATCGCATCCAAATGTGCTTCCTGCACACCCTTTGAATCATCCTAAACACCTTAATATCCCCATCCACCTTCCTCCCTATCCCCATATCCTCACTCTCGACCAACCCAACCTGCTTCTCCACATTCTCACACAACGCCTCAAACATCTCCGCATTCCCCAACACAACCTTCTTCAAACACCCAAACTCCTCTTCCTCAAACTCCACAACTCTTCCATCATCATCCTCATCGCCTTCATCGACACTAGTCGGCCTCAACCGACTCAATCCAACCTCCAAAACCCTCTCCAAAACCGTATTTCCCGCCAAAACCCCCTCAATCTCAACATTCTCACCCAATCCAACACTCTCCTTACCCCAATCACCGACTCTAGAACAAATAACCTGAACACAAAGCGCAAACTCAGCGCGTAAGCGGAGCGAATCAACACCGAAACTCCAAACACCTACACAAGGATCATTGAATTGGAGTAATTCGAGAGTACATAAATGAGTGAGATGAGCAGGAGAAGGACAGGAAGGGAGAAAACAACAAGTTATCGAAACGACCGCCTTTCGAGACAATTGTTTGTAAAATTGAGCGAGCTAGGTTTTCGTTTCGAGATCGGAGAGTGAGGAGAGTGGCTCGAAAAGGCTCGAATTGGCCTAGGAAGAGGTGGTTTGTGATCACTTTAGAGAGAAGCTCTGTGTCCTTGTCTACCATGGTTGGTTAACTATAGATACATGTATGTATAGTGTGTGtttctgtgtgtgtgtgtgattttACAGAGGAGTGTTCGTGTTTGGTGATTATAGTGATGATGGTGGGAAGTTTTGGTGGAGTAAACTCGACGGAATCTGCATAATTTGATCTTTTTTGACCCGACCCGAATGCCCGATTTTTAGTTTCTAGGGACAATTTTAACTGCAGTAAAATCTGGttaaaatttttatttagaaaattatttttatattttttgagTGTTGGTATAACAAATACGGTACGCAAATATTTTTATGAACCTACAATTTTGATAAATAAACAAAAATTTTGATTCCAAAACTATTCATTCGTATAGACTTTTTCGGATattcatgatttatttattttcggTAAAATTTTTTGTTTTATCAAAATAAACAAACAATTATTCAAGGAAAACTTATAATTAACCGCGTTTAACATTTAAACAAAACGGATCGGGAAAAAAGTGTTATTTACACGTAAAATGGAATTCAATGAATTTAAATACCTTTAGAAAACTTTGTTTCAAATATACTAGCGAAAATTTAAAAAAATGCATGAGTTAAAGACCTTATGCATGAGTTAAAGACCTTGACCACGTAAGATGAATATACAGTTATACACAGTAAGTGTTAAGTGTATTAAATCATGAAGAAAGATGATCGTGATGAACGTATAAATTAAAAGGCCATTTAATTTTTACATCATATTATTGAGCAACATCTTCATTCATCTTCTTATTATCATACTGCTGCACTTCACCAAAAACATACTAACACATGTACGCTACGGGCAGTTGAAAATATATGTTTAGACATCCTCACATACTAAGAGTTCGTTCATGAGATGATAAGATATTCACCATTAAAGGAAAGGCAAGCTAATCAGATATATAATTGTCACAAAAATCACCCTTCTCTCATTCCTTCACTAGTTAACACAAAATAGCTATAGAACGCGTATGGTTTGGGTAAGCTCGCCAAAAACAACAGAGCTTTGGTACTACACATCCCATTATGTAGTAAAAGATTTTCCAATAGTAACACAACCAGTAGTTATGGTCACCCGGGAAAAGAGATAAGTTATGCAAAAGATCAGCCAAGGACACTGTCATCAGACAAGTTTACACTGCTACTCCTACCACTGGAATCTGCTGATGAGCTTGTTTCTTCGGAATCAGGGGCAACAAATGACTCAAGGGAGCTCTTACGAGTGAGTCTCCCCCTTGGCCTATCTTTAGCACCTTGATTACTATTTTCTTGTGCAGGACTAACAACCCCAGCTACTGTCTTACTCCGAGGCAACCCCTCTCGCCTGCGCGCACATGTAACATGATTGTTGCCAAGGTTATTGTTTTCCTTGTCAGAGGAGTTTGAAGCAATGTCATCCTCACTACTAGCATCGTTTATTTCCTCATCCCACGCAACATCACTgttgtcatcaatatcaccatcTTCATGCCTCTCGCTCTCAGTTTCACTGTCTGAAACAATATCTTCTGATTTCATGTTGTCATCAATATCAACATCCTGCTGCCTCTCACTCTCAGTTTCGCTATCAGGAACAACACCACCTTGTGCTTTTATGTCCAATTCAGAGTCCTCTTGAGAAATACTTTCAGATCCTTTTTCATTATCACCGTGTTTACTATCCTCCGTTGGTCTCATCTCTGATCCAGAGCTCTCTTTTGAAGCAGTTTCAGTTGCTTTCTTATTATCACTTAACTTTTTACATCCTCCCGCTCCTTGGCCATCTTTCTCTTTCTAAATCATAAAAATGTTCAAACCCAAAATCAATGACATACAAGTAAAACAATATCAAGGTACACCTAAAAGAATTCTGTGGCCCTTAACGGAAAATTTGCAGAAGCTAATTAGTAAAAAGAAAAGCAACCAAGCAAGATACTAAAAGTATATCCATTGTACCACGTACTTTGGCTGTCGTTGATGTACACTTATAGCCTCACTAATTCTTTTGTCATATTCATCTGCATATGATATAAGGTATTCTTTTAGTTAAAACCTTGACTATGCAAGCGTGTTAGCTATGTATGTATATCATAACATGTACGAACAAGGTACCAAGAGAGTACATCAGCAAAGATTGTAACTTATACCATATGTGTAACATACGGCCGTACGAGTCCGGCATGTACGAGTGAGACCATAAAACTGAAAACCACTTAAAATCGCTTCTTTAGTTTTTGTTGTTTTGCTTCCCTTTCTCTCTTCTGTTGAAGGTCAAAAGGTTAACAATCAAATTCGAAGTACACAGAAAAGATAAAAATGTACATAACTATAGATATCAAGTTCACAATTGCCAGTGCTCTTTAATCTAAGAAGCTACAGACCTATCAGGCTATCCAAGAAACTGACCTTATGTAGTTTCTCAAGTACTGGAATCACATTAGCTTCAACAGTCTTACAAAACAACTTCCATCATTATTTTACTAGATGAGAACTCAACCTGTTATTGCCAGTAAATGGAAGTGATTAAAGTTTGTCCTAACAACATAGAGAATATTGTATGCTTACCACAACTTCACGAAATTCTTCAAGACTGGTAGCAAGTGTTTCCCATTGAACATCTATCACTGGAAGAAAGCCTTTGCCCTTGTCGTTTTGCTTTGATTCAAACCCGCGTACTTCTTTATACAGTCTATAACCAATGGAATCATTCCCATCAAGCCTACCATGAATAGCAAGGGTTTTTAAGTACTCATAATAAAAGGCGGAAACAGACATACTAAAAAATTAACACAATAATGAACATAATTGAATATCAACAGAATTATAAACAGTTACCAGTATAAAGTCCCTCTCTCATCACCACAGATCTTTTTCTTCCGAAATGTAGAAACCTCGGAGCCAGTTTTCATGGTACTATTAATATAAGACACTGCATCACCTTGCTGAGAACTCAAAGAAATGGAAATATCACTACCTAGATAGTATTTAACTGGATAAAATTATCACATCAAGCAGATGAATCAATGTCAAATAAGAGGATATTCAGATACAGTACTTTAAGTCGGATCTCACAGAGCGCTTTAAGTACCACTAGACGGGTTGTTGGTTCAAGTTCTTTGTATTTAGAAATCTCCTTCCTTCAATAAAGCAGACCATAGCAGCAACAAATGTTTAAGACTACATGTTGCTGATGACGAGATAAGACATAAAGATGTATGAAAAAACTTATTACCCTTTATTTTCGGTTAGAGGAAGATCCCCGTCAGCAACCTGCCAAGAACAGGGGAACTGAAAATTGAAATACCAGCATAACAAGAATAATGTAAATATAGTGAGTAAGGTAGTACAAAACAATCACACATATTTAACTTACCCATGGCCACCAATCAGTAAGTTTCTTACACAGTGCAGTCACCCAAGCATCAGTACGGTCTAAAGTTTTACTTACTGGTGGTATACCCTGCATATATTACTTTGGGTCAGATACCAAACGATGAATGCCTCTCGATTAATTTGTCTCGGACAACATTGTGAGTAACTAACAACTACTAAACAAGTATTTTAAAACAACAGGAAGACGTAAAGACACCCTTGCTGCACTCTTCCAAATATTTAAAACAGAGACACATTTCCTCAAAATTATCAATATGTGCTGTTTATCATGCACTCACCACGATGTCTTCATCTAACATATTCACTTTAATTTCAATGTAACCAGCAAGCGCATATATTTCTCACTCTATGCAACACCAAAAACCCGAATTTACATTTCCTTGAACTACAAATAGTAACATCAAAATCTAGCAATAACCGTGAGTCAGTAGCAGCAACTAAACCCAAACACCTTACATACTCAATAAAATTTTCAAGTGTAACCTCTACAAAAGCAAGCAATTGCAAAATGTACACGTATTATAACAAAACGTTCTGATCAATCACTTCAGCTCCCAAACTCATACTACGAAACAAACAAAGATAAGGAAAATAAATTACTGACACAAAACCATTACGCACATCCATAGTCTCTCCTGCTCAGGTGACAACagttttattaaattataaatatatggATTTTTGGGTACTTCTGTGCCGTGCACCCAaactaaaaaatcaaaacatggaACTAATTTATCATGTACTTTCGTGTTTGTGTACCTACAAATTCAAACCCAGACACTAAATTTCTGTGTCGTGTACAATATAACCAGGTCTAAGAACAATAATTCTCACACTAAAACTGTTCTCAATCAAACAAAACACCGTAAATAAAAATATACCTTCAAAAGCATAACATGAAGCTTAGCGAGCAAATCATTGGGCTCGATAATCGCCATTTCGATATCTTCAGCTGTTACTTTCATTTTGCTCTTTAACAACGGCTCAAACACCTAATCAAACACACAAACAATCAAATAGCAAATAATAAAGACATATCGTAtcattaattttaaatattaacaaaaactataattatttaatatataaatgAAAATTACTTACGGATAAGAAATTGAGAACGGTGGCTAACTCGCACCGCTTACGAAGCTTAGTCCGCTGATCGATTTCCGACGACGGCACAGCTTTCCGATCATCGGCGACGTCCATTGTAGAGAGAGATGATGTGATCGATACAAAACAATGGCGGTGTTGTAGGAAGCTGAGGGGTTTTCCCGCCTAATTATATTATAGATATAGAGAGAGGGGAGAGTACTAGGGTTGATATTTTAGGGATTGCGTGtgtttggtaattttttgaattttcattttCACCATCTTTCCGTTTTTCGCACTATCATAAAtctttattaattaaataaatgtaataATCTAATTATGTTATAATAATGATTATCAAATGTTACCAAGGAAAAATCGCGATACTTCCTAAGTAAAACTCACACAACTTCTCTGAAAAGAAACTTAGTAAGGaagaattttaattaaaattctatcttatcttttcgtagcacgtgcaatcctatcttatcttttcctagcacgtgcaatcctatcttatcttttcatAATACGTGTAATCTTATCCTATCTTTCTGTAAGTATAAATAGGACCTTTAGTTATTGAAATCAGATACACTGAAAAACATATTGAACAACAATTCTCTCTCAAATTTTCACTCTCTCTATGTACATTTATTAAGTCATACATTATCCAGTAATTCGAGATTTACAACACGTTATTTACAATACGTTATCAGCACGAGTCTCTGCCCGAGCAAGCTTTATTTACGAAGGAGGTATTGTCCAAATAAACTCTATTCACGAAGAAGGTATTACCTGAATAAGTTTCATTTAACGAAAGAGGTATGTTTTAAACTTAATCATTTGATTCTGATTATTATCTTTATTTATTCATATTATTGTTTAAACGCTATAATGTCGTCAAGTATTATCCAAAAAAATTCTGGATGGCTATGCCATCGTAACTTTTATATTAATTTTACCATATATGTTATTATTTGGAAATAATTGTTTAAATATATTTGTGAAGCATTAcatcatattttaatatttattttacattCAGAATGACAAATTTTGCAAAATTAGAGTTTGTTGCGTTGGATGTGTCTAAGGATAATTATTTGTCTTGGGTACTCGATGTGGAATTACATCTTAGTGCAAACGGGCTAAAAGACACCATAGAATCAGAAAATACCCCAACTGTTGAACAAAATGCTAAAGCTATCATTTTTCTTAGACACCACATCCATGAAAGTTTGAAATCTGAATATCTAACTGTGAAAAATCCATTCACCATTTGGACCAATCTCAAAGATAGGTTTGATCAAGAAAAAAATTATCAATTTACACCCTGCCTGTTATGACTAAATACATATAAGGTTGCAAGATTTTAAATCTGTCGCTGAATATAATTCTGTCTTGTTCAAAATAAGCTCAAAACTGATTTTGTGTGGTGAAAATATTATTGATGCTGACATGATAGAAAAGACCCTTTCAACCTTTCACCCCAACATTATGATTCAGGCGCAACATTATAGGGAGTGCAATTTTCGGAAGTATAGCGAGTTGATATCTCTTCTTATCGCTGAAAAGAATAATGAGTTGTTACTGAAaaatcatcagattcatcccACAGGCTCTGCCCAGTTAACTGAAGTACATAACACGTAATTCCAGAAGAATGTGCGTGGGAAAGGGCATAGAGGAGGACGAGGTTACGGACGAAACCGTGGGCATGAAAACTTTCGAGGTCCGTTTCAAAATCATTTTAACTTTAGCCACCTGAAGTGGCAGTGTGATGGTTACAACAACTCTGACCACCAGAAGTGACAACATGGAGTGCCAAATAAAAGGAAGGCACCACAAGAAGAAGATATTAGGGATATCTGTCTCATATGTGGGGCACATGGGCACTGGAAACGTACTTGTCGCACACCAAAATATCTAGTTGACCTCTACgaggaaaataaaaagaataaCGGGAAAAGGGTGGAAACGAACTTCTCTAGTCATAATCTAAGTGAAGAACCAAACAACAAGACCTCAAATGAACTAGACGTTGTTGCTAACCTTTATTATGATTTAGATAACTAGATTTCATTTGTTTCTTTGATGTTATATTTTCAACATGCTTGTttaaatattctgctttcatgtACTTGTTTTATGTTCTTGTATTATGTACGTTATTTGCATAATAAAATTGTTGTTCAGTTCTATATAGACAATATAAATAAGGAGAGATATGCATTGCTGACTGCGCGACCCACACACAATTTTACAAAATCAGAACTATTTCTCAAAGTTGACTAAAAGCCAACTCACATGTTTGGACGATTTCGGGAACATCAAATATCATATAGGGTTTTGGGAAAGCCAGTTTTATACTATCAAGTGAGACACAAATTCACATACATAATGCTCTATATTCTAgcaaatccactagaaatcttctGAGTTTTAAAGATATTCATCTTATTGGTTTACTTATAGAAACCACTAGAGAAAATGAAAAAGAATATCTCCTTATCACCTCAATCACCTCGGAACATAAGAAGATCTTAGAAAAATTGCAATCAACCTTATATGGATTATATGCTACCGAAATTAGAGTAATCGAGTCTCACAGTATCACTACTCCCAAAATTATAGATCCAAATTCACTCACCATTTGGCATGAAAGACTTGGTCATCCAAGAGTATCCATGATGTGTCGAATTATAGAAAATTCTACGGGATATCCCCATAAGAATCAAAAGGTCATGCTACGTGATGAACTTCCTTGTTCAACATGTTCTTTGGGAAAACTAATTGTTCAACTATATCCAGTTCAACTTCAAAACGAGTCTCCAGATTTCTTAGAAAGAATTCAAGGTGATATATGCATACCTATTCATCTATCATCTGTACCATTTAGATATTTCATGGTCCTAATCGATGCTtcaactagatggtctcatgtttGCCTCGACCAGAAATACAGCCTTTGTCAAGCTTCTTGCTTAAATAATCAAATTACGAGCCCAATTTCCTAGATAATCTTATCAACTCAATTTGACTTGATAATGCCGCTGaatttacatatattactttcaaTGATTATTGTATGTCAGTAGGAATCTCTGTCGAACACCCCGTAGCTCACGTGCATACACAAAATGATTTAGCAGAATTGTTAATTAAAAGACGTCAGCTTATTGCACGACCCTTACTTCTAAGATCTAAGTTACCCACTTCTATTTGGGGTCATGCAATACTTCATGCCGCAATATAATTAAGATAAGATCATCTGCTTACCACAAACAATCTCCTCATGAATTAGTTCTTGGTCAAACCCCTAATATTTCACATTTTAAGATCTTTGGTAGTGCCGTATATGTTCCAATTGCACCTCCACAAAGATCTAAAATGGGACCACAAAGAAGAGTAGTTATATATGTTGGTTTTGATTCACATGCTATTATAATATATCTTGAACCATTAACCAGTGATGTCTTTATTGCTCGATATACTGATTGTCATTTTGATGAGTCTGTATTCCCTCCATTAGGGGGAGATAATGTTTTGTATAAGTTAAATTCTGAACTATCATGGAATGCCTCAAGATTAAGTTATATGGATCCACGTACTAAACAATATGAATATGAGGTTATAAGAATAATTTATTTGCAAAATATTGCTAATCAAATGCCAGGTGATTTTAATGATTCTAGACGTGTCATAAAATCACATATACCTGCTGTTAATGCACCGGAAAGGGTTGAAATCCCTATTCTTAAAGCAATTCATGAAGAATTGGTTGGTAATTCAAAACTATGCCAGAAGCGTGGTAGACCTGTTGGTGCAAAAGATGTTGTACCATGAAAAGGGAAATTGATTGGACATGCCCCTGAAGTGGCAAGTGTTCTAGAAAATACCCCAG from Apium graveolens cultivar Ventura unplaced genomic scaffold, ASM990537v1 ctg8763, whole genome shotgun sequence includes these protein-coding regions:
- the LOC141705315 gene encoding DDT domain-containing protein DDR4-like, whose amino-acid sequence is MDVADDRKAVPSSEIDQRTKLRKRCELATVLNFLSVFEPLLKSKMKVTAEDIEMAIIEPNDLLAKLHVMLLKGIPPVSKTLDRTDAWVTALCKKLTDWWPWVADGDLPLTENKGKEISKYKELEPTTRLVVLKALCEIRLKQGDAVSYINSTMKTGSEVSTFRKKKICGDERGTLYWLDGNDSIGYRLYKEVRGFESKQNDKGKGFLPVIDVQWETLATSLEEFREVVVEFSSSKIMMEVVLLKSTEERKGSKTTKTKEAILSGFQFYGLTRTCRTRTAVCYTYDEYDKRISEAISVHQRQPKKRKMAKEREDVKS